The Sphaerospermopsis torques-reginae ITEP-024 genome has a window encoding:
- a CDS encoding FAD-dependent oxidoreductase, producing the protein MMYSSNSTSTEKTAVVIGGSIAGMLAAQVLTRYFDRVIIVEKDLLGSTAQPEKRPGVPQSFHVHALLIRGQQILEQLFPGILAELAESGTPFVNWTADVPWLGSSGWCPRFHSHLATHTCSRNLLEWIIRQRLVANDRVKLRLGTQVTSFLSNADKTQVTGVRIRTGNEPEIEIFADLVVDATGRTSRTPHWLQEMGYEPTQETIVNSFLGYASRWYQIQSDLQIDWHSVYITAQPPGTRGGVIYKVEGNQWIVTLVGIGRDYPPTDEGGFLEFARSLRSPIIYETIKNAQPISPIYAYKRTENCLRHYEKLSRFPENLVVVGDAVCSFNPVYGQGMTTAALGAVTLDECLSKQENLTGLSRRFQKQLNKVISIPWMIATGEDFRWSTTEGGQPSLINQMMQKYLEQVMILQSKSAAVHQLFLEVIHMIKPPSAFFHPRIFMQVMRQVLTDQVQGGNLSHGENLAKSLPAVVE; encoded by the coding sequence ATGATGTATTCAAGTAATTCCACATCTACAGAAAAAACTGCTGTTGTGATTGGGGGAAGCATCGCCGGAATGTTGGCGGCTCAGGTGCTGACTCGGTATTTTGACCGTGTAATAATTGTAGAAAAGGACTTGCTAGGGTCAACTGCACAACCAGAAAAACGCCCTGGTGTTCCCCAATCTTTTCATGTTCATGCCCTACTGATACGGGGGCAACAGATTTTAGAACAATTGTTTCCTGGTATACTTGCTGAATTAGCAGAGTCAGGTACACCTTTTGTAAATTGGACAGCAGATGTTCCTTGGTTGGGTTCTAGCGGATGGTGTCCCCGTTTTCACTCTCATTTAGCTACCCACACCTGTAGCCGGAATTTGCTAGAGTGGATTATCCGCCAGCGTTTGGTGGCAAATGATCGTGTGAAATTGAGGTTAGGTACACAGGTAACTAGCTTTTTATCAAACGCGGACAAAACTCAGGTTACTGGTGTACGGATACGCACTGGTAATGAACCGGAAATAGAGATATTTGCGGATTTAGTGGTAGATGCAACTGGACGAACTTCGCGCACACCCCACTGGTTGCAAGAAATGGGCTATGAACCAACCCAGGAAACAATTGTTAATTCTTTTTTAGGCTACGCTAGTCGCTGGTATCAAATTCAATCAGATTTGCAAATAGATTGGCATTCAGTGTATATAACAGCACAACCACCAGGTACTCGTGGGGGTGTGATTTATAAAGTTGAAGGTAATCAGTGGATTGTGACACTGGTGGGTATAGGTCGAGATTATCCACCTACGGATGAGGGTGGTTTTTTGGAATTTGCTCGCAGTTTGCGATCGCCTATTATTTACGAAACCATCAAAAACGCTCAACCAATTTCACCAATTTACGCCTATAAACGCACAGAAAACTGTCTGCGTCATTATGAAAAACTGTCTCGCTTCCCAGAAAATTTAGTAGTAGTCGGTGATGCTGTTTGTAGCTTCAATCCTGTTTACGGTCAAGGTATGACTACCGCTGCTTTAGGTGCTGTAACTCTGGATGAATGTTTAAGTAAGCAAGAAAATTTAACTGGTCTATCTCGACGGTTTCAAAAACAACTTAACAAGGTAATTAGTATACCTTGGATGATTGCTACAGGTGAAGATTTCCGTTGGTCTACCACCGAGGGAGGTCAACCCAGTTTAATCAATCAAATGATGCAAAAATATTTAGAACAAGTGATGATATTACAAAGCAAAAGTGCGGCAGTTCATCAGTTGTTTTTAGAAGTAATTCACATGATCAAACCTCCCAGCGCATTTTTCCATCCCAGAATTTTCATGCAGGTTATGAGACAGGTTTTAACTGACCAGGTTCAAGGGGGAAATTTGAGTCATGGGGAGAATTTAGCAAAATCTCTACCTGCTGTTGTGGAGTAA